From the genome of Psychrilyobacter atlanticus DSM 19335, one region includes:
- a CDS encoding BglG family transcription antiterminator, whose product MLNKRMLNIVEYLINNNGQGVLKEMLGLIKVTERTLRYDIDKINEFLLENKVGEIIKRSKGRVELLNFNGVKQYLIANFHRIFFIEYRDISILISIIFCGKVNISHICEKFDLSRPTINNDMKEIKKMLSKYNLQLILNNKEGFLLVGKEEDIRRIQLKILNKYFNLNNSNSLEITYTTSLIKENLEDIQLNMIGSFIDYITKSIDKVISDEAYSIIRNYIIIMVVRVKNGFFLNSSLNQIFLSKTDEFSTISKAIPILEAGYQIKLNEFEIYKITDYFLGSHSYNPKMSFYENWIEVETNVKKIIGEVSDEIHLDLSKDKFLMDGLLNHIKPAIHRVKNKIELKSSIYAEVIHEYPELFTKVKKSMLLLEKFIGLPFSEDEIAYIVLHFKGAVDRNLYQKKETKSILLVCGEGLGTSRLVEQQLKESYNIDVVESIPLNQLKNFISNDKEKIDLIITTVKINGFETGIPVVHVKTILNSEELKKIDMYNLPKYNKKILLSNILNSLKKGAIIENEKIIIEELKAHLGNKLVDDIKVKELSILDILPPSNIKLNVKVESWEEAIKKVGDILFEGGYTFCGHGEEMVRLIKKHGSYIVVVPNLAIPHTNKKFVKKTGMSLITLSESVYFPGEVPVNTILAFSSVDNKNHFSALSNFLEIVKNYDFIKRAHRASTPEKIIKIFEKYDFFINLGKNKKN is encoded by the coding sequence ATGCTTAATAAAAGAATGCTTAATATTGTTGAGTATTTAATCAATAATAATGGACAGGGAGTTCTAAAAGAGATGCTTGGCTTAATTAAAGTAACTGAAAGAACTCTGAGGTACGATATAGACAAAATAAATGAATTTCTTTTAGAAAATAAAGTTGGAGAGATTATTAAAAGATCTAAGGGAAGGGTAGAACTTTTAAATTTTAATGGGGTAAAGCAATATTTAATAGCAAACTTTCATAGAATATTCTTTATAGAGTATAGAGATATCTCCATATTGATATCAATAATTTTTTGTGGAAAGGTAAATATATCTCATATCTGTGAAAAATTTGATCTCAGCAGACCTACGATAAATAATGATATGAAGGAAATAAAAAAAATGTTGTCTAAATATAATTTACAACTTATTTTGAACAATAAAGAAGGATTTCTTCTGGTAGGGAAGGAAGAGGATATTAGGAGGATACAATTAAAAATATTAAATAAATATTTTAATCTAAATAATTCTAATTCATTGGAAATAACTTATACAACTAGTTTAATAAAGGAAAATTTAGAGGACATTCAGTTAAATATGATTGGAAGCTTTATTGACTATATCACTAAATCTATAGATAAAGTTATCTCTGATGAAGCATATAGTATCATAAGAAATTATATTATCATTATGGTAGTTCGAGTAAAAAACGGTTTCTTTTTAAATAGTTCTTTAAATCAAATTTTTTTATCTAAAACAGATGAATTTTCAACTATTTCAAAAGCAATACCGATATTAGAAGCTGGGTACCAAATAAAACTAAATGAGTTTGAAATCTATAAAATCACAGATTATTTTTTAGGGAGTCATAGTTACAATCCCAAGATGTCTTTTTATGAGAATTGGATCGAAGTTGAGACCAATGTAAAGAAGATAATAGGAGAAGTTAGTGATGAAATACATTTAGATCTATCAAAAGATAAGTTTTTAATGGATGGACTTTTGAATCATATCAAACCTGCTATACATAGGGTTAAAAATAAAATAGAATTAAAAAGTTCAATTTATGCTGAAGTTATCCATGAATATCCAGAACTTTTTACAAAAGTAAAAAAATCTATGCTGCTTTTAGAAAAATTTATTGGGTTGCCATTTTCAGAAGATGAAATAGCTTATATAGTTTTACACTTTAAAGGGGCTGTAGATAGAAATTTATATCAAAAAAAAGAAACTAAAAGCATTTTATTGGTTTGTGGTGAAGGCTTAGGAACTTCTAGACTAGTAGAGCAGCAGCTAAAAGAAAGTTATAATATAGATGTAGTTGAAAGTATTCCGTTAAATCAGCTAAAAAACTTTATATCTAACGACAAGGAAAAAATAGATCTTATAATTACAACAGTAAAGATTAATGGGTTTGAGACTGGGATACCGGTAGTTCATGTAAAAACTATATTAAATTCAGAGGAACTGAAAAAAATAGACATGTATAATCTTCCAAAATATAATAAAAAAATCCTTTTATCTAATATATTAAATAGTTTAAAAAAGGGTGCTATTATTGAGAATGAAAAAATTATAATAGAGGAACTCAAGGCACATCTGGGAAATAAACTTGTGGATGATATAAAAGTAAAAGAATTATCGATATTAGATATTCTTCCACCTAGTAATATTAAATTAAATGTTAAAGTGGAGTCGTGGGAAGAGGCTATAAAAAAAGTTGGAGATATCCTTTTCGAAGGAGGGTATACATTTTGCGGCCATGGAGAAGAGATGGTAAGGTTGATAAAAAAACATGGTTCATATATTGTTGTAGTTCCTAATTTGGCTATCCCTCATACAAACAAAAAATTTGTAAAAAAAACAGGAATGAGTCTGATAACTCTTAGTGAATCGGTTTATTTTCCTGGGGAAGTTCCAGTTAATACAATTTTAGCGTTTTCTTCAGTAGATAACAAAAATCATTTTTCTGCTCTTTCTAATTTTTTAGAAATAGTGAAAAACTATGATTTTATAAAAAGGGCTCATAGAGCTTCTACACCGGAAAAAATTATAAAAATCTTTGAAAAATATGATTTTTTTATAAATTTAGGTAAAAATAAAAAAAATTAA
- a CDS encoding type I phosphomannose isomerase catalytic subunit, translating into MENLYPLKFKKVFKEKIWGGRSFSEKLNMELPTEKLYGESWEVSSHKNGMSVVENGGLEGKTLEELFLDYKGDLVGENIYSKYGEKFPLLIKYLDINDKLSVQVHPSDDYALRVEGEFGKSESWYILEASPDAKLIMGLKNGITPEKFAQKTKNKDFENLFNIISVKKGDFINVTPGLIHASLEGSVVICEVQQNSDMTYRIYDFDRLVDGKLRDLHLDKAMEVIDYENTPQISTNRTRNSVEFDGGSKQEIARDKYFNIDKLLLDGNYKDVDNDSFMIYSILEGEGNLNCGGETYPIKKGDTWYISPKLEVRIEGKLEILKTFL; encoded by the coding sequence ATGGAAAACTTATATCCATTAAAATTTAAAAAGGTGTTTAAAGAAAAAATATGGGGTGGAAGAAGTTTTAGTGAAAAACTAAATATGGAACTGCCAACAGAGAAGTTATATGGTGAATCTTGGGAAGTTAGCTCCCATAAAAATGGAATGAGTGTCGTTGAAAATGGCGGATTAGAAGGAAAGACTTTGGAAGAATTATTTTTAGATTATAAAGGTGATTTGGTAGGAGAGAATATTTATTCTAAATATGGAGAAAAATTTCCTCTTTTAATAAAATATTTGGATATCAATGATAAATTATCTGTTCAAGTACATCCTAGTGACGATTATGCCCTAAGGGTAGAAGGGGAATTTGGGAAATCTGAATCGTGGTATATATTGGAAGCCAGCCCTGATGCCAAGTTGATCATGGGATTAAAAAATGGAATAACTCCAGAAAAATTTGCACAGAAAACAAAAAACAAAGATTTTGAAAATTTATTTAATATTATTTCAGTAAAAAAAGGTGATTTCATAAATGTAACTCCTGGACTTATCCATGCAAGTTTAGAAGGAAGTGTAGTAATATGTGAAGTACAACAAAACTCAGATATGACTTATAGAATATATGATTTTGATAGATTAGTTGATGGAAAACTTCGTGACCTTCATTTAGATAAAGCGATGGAAGTAATCGATTATGAAAACACTCCTCAGATTTCTACAAATAGAACGAGAAATAGTGTGGAGTTTGACGGCGGGTCAAAGCAGGAAATTGCTAGAGACAAGTATTTTAACATAGATAAGTTGTTATTGGATGGCAACTATAAAGATGTAGATAATGATTCTTTTATGATATATTCCATTTTAGAAGGAGAGGGAAACCTGAATTGTGGTGGTGAAACTTATCCTATAAAAAAAGGTGATACATGGTATATCTCTCCTAAATTAGAAGTAAGGATAGAGGGAAAATTAGAAATTTTAAAAACTTTCTTATAA